A region from the Kazachstania africana CBS 2517 chromosome 11, complete genome genome encodes:
- the SPR6 gene encoding Spr6p (similar to Saccharomyces cerevisiae SPR6 (YER115C); ancestral locus Anc_7.415), which yields MSVLPWFLAELSKSPFFLNPIVHADTGVPMVSIPQYQFNDNQWSQQQDIRTGPKYGQRGNLQAHINKEIGKRRRRRIGYSAQTYENKKTHVWIFYERQRKSRRPRTFDDNGQFIYVRHGLFAGIPDLRQNYCEFSMHRNNTRLASIKGCHCQTSTIFPTKFNRDYENLVSNVRSCALKMAEREMNYVTEHDK from the coding sequence ATGTCTGTTCTTCCTTGGTTCCTTGCTGAACTTAGTAAGTCCCCCTTCTTTCTGAATCCGATTGTCCATGCAGATACTGGTGTTCCGATGGTTTCTATACCACAGTATCAATTTAATGACAATCAATGGTCACAGCAACAGGACATACGAACCGGGCCAAAATATGGTCAAAGAGGAAATCTACAGGCCCATattaataaagaaattggtaaaaggcgacgaagaagaattggatACTCTGCCCAAACTTACGAGAATAAGAAAACTCATGTTTGGATATTTTATGAACGACAAAGAAAATCTCGAAGACCGAGAActtttgatgataatgGACAATTCATTTATGTTAGACATGGTTTATTTGCGGGAATTCCAGATTTGAGACAAAATTACTGtgaattttcaatgcaTCGAAATAATACGAGATTGGCCTCCATCAAAGGGTGCCATTGTCAGACATCTACTATTTTCCCTACAAAGTTTAATCGTGATTACGAGAACTTGGTATCAAATGTCAGATCGTGTGCCCTAAAAATGGCTGAACGCGAAATGAACTATGTGACTGAACATGATAAATGA
- the TMN3 gene encoding Tmn3p (similar to Saccharomyces cerevisiae YER113C; ancestral locus Anc_7.411): MRLRPTTFIIFFLLIVTISTIIYGHIPIIQRHDANRLTPNIYRKGDDVELIVNKIESDLTKLPYGYYDLPFICPPTNQRKPLHMSLTEILRGDRKWQSDYSLTFGKDNDCAVLCARKTTPEGIQKAINLVKKDYIVQWSIDNDLPASTTFISTSENRKYYIPGFSLGFVDPDTETAYLNNHVMLVIRYHAIDDEHFTIVGLEVYPKSVSDYHCPGASRNYEQFELVANDDEEVTYIPFTYSVYWREEFDVEWKDRYSFFSNSGELSKEITDKFRWILLANSSGLALFISMIVSVIFLRISKKNKNENSAIESKKGSMDVIARKWLRNDRTIHFNFLIVLVSFGVHFAFTLLGSLAISCSLQKFDNIRNSVLTLVLLFFVLGGFMASFVGTCLIMQKNKTMYKGSLKRLHYSPLFAMCCGSLLPAVIMIITIFLNNIVWAHGSSRALPLKTILFLISIYFIVCIPLSLLGGSYASDICQKRTLRAFSSPAQQKLAVTNSNLARTIKSIFDDPFSGLLASIGGLFPFFIIYVELQHVYKFVWLEKASFYYLRWFLFANIIILCIVVVEIAIISAYIMMHSSRSSLENSWRWRSFQISSSCAWYMELYSLYYIFYVLNTTGFSSILLSVCSSALFNGLCGCALGSIGYLATCWFVGRVYKLGNFNRQ, translated from the coding sequence ATGAGATTGAGACCTACAactttcattatattctttttacTGATTGTGACGATTTCCACAATAATATATGGCCACATACCGATAATACAACGACACGATGCTAACCGGCTAACtccaaatatatatagaaaagGCGACGATGTCGAATTGATCGTCAATAAAATCGAATCAGATCTTACAAAACTCCCGTATGGATATTATGATCTGCCGTTCATTTGCCCTCCAACAAACCAAAGAAAACCACTGCATATGTCTCTAACTGAAATTTTGCGTGGTGATCGTAAGTGGCAAAGTGATTATAGTCTAACTTTCGGTAAGGATAATGATTGTGCCGTATTATGTGCACGAAAAACAACGCCAGAAGGCATCCAGAAAGCTATAAATTTGGTTAAGAAAGACTATATTGTACAATGGTCCATTGACAATGATTTACCTGCCTCTACGACGTTCATCTCGACCTCtgaaaacagaaaatacTACATTCCAGGGTTTTCCCTAGGGTTTGTTGATCCAGACACTGAGACGGCATATCTTAATAACCATGTCATGCTTGTTATTAGATATCATGCCATTGATGACGAACATTTCACAATAGTAGGTTTAGAAGTTTATCCAAAATCTGTTTCAGATTATCATTGCCCTGGTGCTTCAAGAAACTACGAACAATTTGAGCTAGTTGctaatgatgatgaggaagTTACATACATCCCATTCACTTACTCAGTGTATTGGagagaagaatttgatgtAGAATGGAAAGATCGGTACAgttttttctcaaataGTGGCGAACtctcaaaagaaataaCAGATAAATTTCGTTGGATTTTGCTTGCAAATTCAAGTGGACTGGCCCTCTTTATATCGATGATCGTAAGTGTCATTTTTCTCAGAATCTCCAAGAAGAATAAGAATGAAAACAGTGCAATTGAGTCGAAAAAGGGCTCCATGGACGTTATCGCAAGAAAATGGCTCCGTAATGATAGAACCAttcatttcaattttttaattgtGCTTGTTTCTTTTGGTGTCCATTTTGCTTTTACTTTGCTAGGATCTTTAGCTATTTCATGTTCACTACAAAAATTCGACAATATAAGAAATTCAGTGCTAACTTTGGtgctattattttttgttttagGTGGATTTATGGCTTCCTTCGTGGGTACTTGTTTGATaatgcaaaaaaataaaaccaTGTACAAAGGTTCACTGAAAAGGTTACATTACAGTCCACTTTTTGCCATGTGCTGTGGTTCATTATTACCGGCAGTCATTATGATAATAACgatatttttgaacaaCATTGTATGGGCACATGGTTCTTCGCGTGCTTTACCATTAAAAACGATTTTGTTCCTCATTTCAATCTATTTTATAGTTTGCATTCCCTTAAGTTTACTAGGTGGCTCATATGCATCTGATATATGCCAAAAAAGGACCTTACGAGCATTCTCATCTCCTGCACAGCAAAAATTGGCAGTCACTAACAGCAATTTAGCTAGaacaatcaaatcaatCTTTGATGATCCATTTTCCGGGCTATTAGCCTCCATTGGTGGATTgtttccatttttcataatATATGTTGAGTTACAACATGTTTACAAATTTGTCTGGCTTGAAAAAGCATCATTTTACTATCTTCGCTGGTTTCTGTTTGCTAACATTATAATACTATgtattgttgttgttgaaaTTGCCATAATTTCAGCTTACATTATGATGCATTCATCTAGATCCAGCCTAGAAAATTCATGGAGATGGAGATCATTCCAAATATCCAGTAGTTGTGCATGGTATATGGAGCTTTACTCATTATACTATATCTTTTACGTTTTAAACACGACAGGATTTTC
- the BOI2 gene encoding Boi2p (similar to Saccharomyces cerevisiae BOI1 (YBL085W) and BOI2 (YER114C); ancestral locus Anc_7.413), translating into MSEKLTSMLSKLDTNLAPPTDRSGDSQLSSTSSDAPKIFPMYICINEYFKRMEDELDMRPGDKIQVLTDDEEYNDGWYFGRNLRTKEEGLYPVVFTQVISTERKPTLMRAKSSKRVYSPLGMEAGNLSSYSVDAPSSELPTPQPLETAASISFEGKNPLERIISVKNTMHDIDKALEEFKFESNESIGHKEGYTSDDAAHDTNLSSTTGLDVTANNRSDVTINSSSKMSAGDLNPVYVEDWSPEQVTTYFLNCGFDSHSASKFRLHKISGKILLELELSHLKELDVTSFGTRFEMFKEIESLKELAVSTTGIQNRSSVLMPPAHLNEPSYKQHARKKSQSMDDLPLQKPSETERIIRQRPTSLLINGKAARKFGDQQLESPLEKSEINYDMFASPRQAPKPPAYPSPVQPPKSPMFGGSERFSSAIKNLTPDSDSDSDDTSFKNLAPNRKSFNDKANNRDSILHSGHTNSAENASYHTANDSDNDAEQDRPTSSIYASSSIQESTDHYASNNLEVAEGKEPKRSSSMLSYFSKTNDKTSTDQKVTTTNSVSKKKKSSFITSPFRREFTENAVRSTPKTAKHDGTSTTPRHLKNKKKSDKQDNSKRRSVSAKDPQQVDLAKKILEEDKSKRSVSEAVKDKTLRAMTTRQPLRKQQTSAFMEGIRHISVKDAMKTADYSGWMSKKGGNPMSSWKTRFFTLHGTRLSYFANTTDTRERGLIDITAHRVVPAKEDDKLVSLYAASTGKGRYCFKLIPPQPGSRKGLTFTQPRVHYFAVDTKDEMRGWMATLIKTTIDIDTTVPVISSYTTPTVSLSRAKEMLVEAREENKKREEQRLLEAHDEDMFLWDEGQKKKKTATDREHSEDDHQSSTGQSSLVEGTSNVNTTLTTSSTTGSNGFSSPYLLASGILSPGVARHNSSRVGEKSKKLGKDDHLGPDLKYTGEKI; encoded by the coding sequence ATGAGTGAAAAACTAACTTCAATGCTATCTAAGTTAGACACTAACTTGGCCCCTCCCACTGATCGTTCAGGGGACTCCCAACTAAGCTCAACAAGCTCTGATGCCCCAAAGATTTTTCCAATGTATATCTGtataaatgaatatttcaaaagaatggAGGATGAATTAGACATGAGGCCTGGCGATAAGATTCAGGTTTTGACCGATGATGAGGAATATAACGATGGCTGGTACTTTGGCCGTAATTTAAGGACCAAAGAGGAGGGTTTATACCCAGTCGTTTTTACGCAGGTTATCAGTACGGAGAGAAAGCCTACTCTTATGAGGGCGAAGTCCTCAAAGAGAGTTTACAGTCCTCTTGGAATGGAGGCGGGAAACTTGTCGTCATACTCAGTTGATGCCCCATCCAGCGAACTCCCCACCCCACAACCTTTGGAAACAGCAGCTTCCATATCGTTTGAAGGTAAAAATCCTTTAGAAAGAATCATCTCAGTAAAAAATACAATGCATGATATTGACAAAGCCCTAGAAGAATTCAAGTTCGAAAGTAATGAATCCATCGGTCATAAAGAAGGCTACACTTCTGATGATGCTGCACATGAtacaaatttatcatctaCTACTGGTTTAGATGTTACAGCCAATAATAGATCTGACGTCACGATAAATTCTTCTAGTAAAATGAGTGCAGGTGATCTAAATCCAGTGTACGTGGAAGATTGGAGCCCTGAACAGGTAACTacttattttttaaattgtGGATTCGATTCACATTCTGCATCCAAGTTCAGACTACATAAAATTTCAGGGAAGATTTTATTGGAATTAGAATTGTCCCACTTAAAGGAATTAGATGTTACTTCATTTGGTACAAGGTTTGAAAtgttcaaagaaattgaaagtctGAAGGAGCTTGCAGTATCAACAACCGGCATACAAAACAGATCTAGTGTATTAATGCCACCGGCACATTTAAACGAACCTTCCTATAAGCAACATGCCAGGAAAAAATCCCAAAGCATGGATGATTTGCCACTTCAGAAACCAAGTGAAACTGAAAGAATAATAAGGCAAAGACCAACGTCTTTGCTAATAAATGGAAAAGCTGCAAGAAAGTTCGGCGACCAACAGTTGGAATCGCCCTTAGAGAAAAGTGAAATTAACTATGATATGTTTGCTTCCCCTAGACAGGCTCCAAAGCCACCTGCATACCCAAGCCCTGTACAACCACCCAAATCCCCTATGTTCGGCGGTAGTGAACGTTTTTCTAGCGCCATAAAGAATTTAACACCAGATTCAGATTCAGATTCAGATGATacttcttttaaaaatctGGCCCCAAATAGGAAAAGTTTTAATGATAAGGCGAATAATCGAGATTCGATTCTTCATAGTGGCCATACTAATAGTGCTGAAAATGCTTCCTACCATACTGCCAATGATTCAGATAACGATGCCGAGCAAGATAGACCCACATCAAGTATATATGCAAGCAGCTCAATACAGGAATCAACAGATCATTATGCAAGTAATAATTTAGAAGTAGCTGAAGGAAAAGAGCCTAAGAGAAGCTCCTCGATGCTATCTTATTTCTCAAAAACTAATGATAAGACAAGTACCGATCAAAAAGTGACGACAACCAACTCAGTCAgtaagaaaaagaagagttCGTTCATTACAAGTCCGTTTAGAAGAGAATTCACTGAGAATGCAGTACGTTCTACGCCGAAGACTGCTAAACATGATGGAACATCTACTACTCCAAGGCATTTaaagaataagaaaaaaagtgatAAGCAAGATAACTCCAAAAGAAGATCTGTCAGTGCTAAAGATCCACAACAAGTTGATTTagcaaagaaaatacttgaagaagataaaagTAAACGTTCTGTTAGTGAAGCTGTTAAAGATAAGACTTTACGCGCCATGACTACAAGACAACCTTTAAGAAAGCAACAAACTTCGGCTTTTATGGAGGGAATAAGACACATTTCTGTAAAAGATGCCATGAAAACTGCCGATTACTCCGGTTGGATGAGTAAGAAAGGTGGTAACCCAATGAGTTCTTGGAAGACAAGGTTCTTTACGTTACATGGTACTAGACTATCGTATTTTGCAAACACTACAGATACAAGAGAACGTGGTTTAATCGATATCACTGCCCATAGGGTGGTGCCAGCCAAggaagatgataaattaGTGTCATTATATGCCGCAAGTACAGGTAAAGGTCGTTattgtttcaaattgatCCCACCTCAACCTGGCTCAAGGAAAGGGTTGACGTTCACGCAACCTCGTGTTCATTATTTTGCTGTTGATACCAAAGACGAGATGAGAGGATGGATGGCAACTTTGATAAAGACCAccattgatattgatacCACTGTACCTGTGATCAGTTCATACACAACGCCAACCGTCTCTCTAAGTAGAGCAAAGGAGATGCTAGTAGAAGCTCGAGAGGAAAATAAGAAGAGAGAGGAACAACGGCTTCTAGAGGCACATGACGAAGATATGTTCCTTTGGGACGAGGgacaaaagaagaaaaaaactgCTACAGATCGCGAACATAGTGAAGATGACCATCAAAGTAGTACAGGCCAGTCATCCCTTGTGGAAGGTACTTCCAATGTCAATACTACACTAACTACCAGCTCAACTACAGGAAGCAATGGGTTTTCAAGCCCATATTTGTTAGCTTCAGGTATTCTCTCACCTGGAGTAGCCCGTCATAATAGCAGTCGAGTAGGAGAGAAGTCGAAGAAATTAGGAAAAGATGATCATCTAGGCCCAGACCTAAAATACACTGGAGAAAAGATATAG